In Delphinus delphis chromosome X, mDelDel1.2, whole genome shotgun sequence, the DNA window ATGGAGTTCATTCAGGGTCTCGGGGAGGTCTGCCAGGAAAAGAGGATGCTCTGGGCTGAATGCAGGAGGGGAGGCCACGTGTGTGGGctgatgctgtgtgtgtgtgtgtgtgtgtgtgtgtgtgtgtgtgtgcgcacggtCCCACGCTTGGTGGAGCAGAGACCCTAGCTCTGCcccaggtggggagaggggcagccaAAGCCCTCCCTGAGTTGACTGGGTGCCTCCAGATGGCTCCAGGCCCCCCACCTGTATCCATGTGTGCTCCGAAGGCCAGGTAGTGTGGGAAGCAAGGGCTGACCTCCTACCTTTGGGGACGCCGGTGAGCTTAGCCTCAGAGATGCGCAGGTAGTTGAGCTTCAGGCCATCGAAAGCTCCAGGTTCAAAGCCACTGTTCTCCAGGGGGTTCCCACCCATCTCTAGGAGAGAGGCCCCCTCAGCCCTGGAGCCAGGGCTGGGCATCTGCCCGCACGCCCCCAGAGCCTGTCGGCTGCCTGGCTTGGGCTGGCCTAGTGGGCCCTGCTGATTACCCGCTCCCCCATCTCTCCCTGAAAGCAGTGCCGCTAAGTTACTAACGCTAATGGACTGAATGCAAACTCCTCGCTGTTCAAGGCCACTAACTCCCAAGGGCACTGGGCCTGGCATCAGCCTTAGGGGGCAGAGGGAGCAcggagaaagggaggggagacaGGAATCAAGGCCGGGCTCCCCCGCCCGCCCAGcccctggctggctggctggctggctggctgcactggccctttcccttccctttccctatgGGCCCTGAGTTTCTCTTCACCTTCCCTTGGCAGCTCTGGGGTGTGCTCCTAGACAAGCTTCCAGAAAGTACCGTGAGGCCCAGCCGGCTGGTCCATGGCTGTCCTGGACAGCCCAGCACCCAGCTGCCCTGGCTGGCAGAGCCCCCCCTTtgaccctcctcccccatccactGCCACCGCCGGGGACGGGTGACGACGCCACTGGTGGGATCTCGCTCACCGATGCAGTTCATGTTGCGCAGCCCACTGAACACGCCCTTGGGCACCTTGCGGATGCGGTTGTCGTGGATGCGGAGCTCCACCAGGGAGCTGGGCAGGTTGGGAGGGATCTCCACCAGGTGGTTCTTGGAGATGTAGAGCTTCTGCAGCTTCCGCAGGGGGCTGAAGGCCTTCTCGTGGATCTTGGAGATCTTGTTGTTCACCAGGACCAGGGCCTGAGGCAGCACGCGTGCTGAGGTGAAGGCCCCGGCCCCCTACCTGCCcgccttctcctctcccccatccctgccaccTGAGCTAGCGATTCGCGATTAGCAGTTGTCAGGACTTTACAGATGTTTGAGCCCCAGCTCAGCCTCCAGGAGATCCGTCTGTGCTCCTGGGCAGAGTGCAGATCGGGGAGCTGGCGCTCAGGCCCAGCAATACCACTGCTGCTTAGCGCAGCCTGCCGCTCCTCTGTGTCCCAGTTTCCCCACTTGCACCCTGGCTACAATGAAATCTTTTCTCACTGTGTTGCTGGGAGGAGTCAATAAGATGAGAAGTTTTCAGTCAAGAAGGGAATTGGGCTGAGTGATCCTGTCCTGCACTTACGGCTGCTGACACCTGCACATGTgccctgtgaccctgggcacTCCCACCACAGCCGCCTCCAGACTGCTCTCAGGACTCCCCAGGTCTCCGGTCCCCTCTCGCACTCCACAAGTATGTGCCCACACCCATCTGGACCCAACCCCCCATGCTGCGGGCCTGCCACCTCCTTGCAGCCCCTTGGAAGGGCCAGGGTGGGCTTACATAGAGATGCTGGAGGCCTTTGAAGTCATCCTTCCGGATCTCGGAGATGTCGTTGTTCTGCAGGTCCAGCAGAGTGGTGTCGGGCGAGATCTCTTTGGGCACAGCCTTCAGACCTGGGGGCCGGCACCACCGTCACcagtgtgagccatggccatgaCCCCAGCGTGGCGCGGAGCTCAGGGACTCGCGTGCACGCAGGGACTCCGCCGCCAGTGGGCCAGCGCCAGAGTCGGCAGACGGAGGGGCTTCTCGCTCCCCGCCTGCTTGCAAGCAGACCAGTGGACACCCTCCCACACTGAAACCAGGATTCCCGAGCTGGCTTGGggtcaccccctccccaccctcacgcTTCCACGTCCACCCCACTGGACTGACCCAGGTCGGAGCACTGAACGACCCGCAGGTGGCAGTGGCAGCCGAAAGGGCACATGGCGCtgtaggtgggagggagggagtccaggTCTGGGATGCCCGAGGTCGTGTCGGCGCCTGAAGCCTCCTCGTCGTTCAACATGGGCAGCCCGTCGTCCAGGGTGAAGTCCCAGAAGCCTTTTTGCTCAAAGGGCAGAGCCTGGCTCAGGGCCAGCAGGGCCGCAAGAGGCCACAGGGGCCACATGGTGGGTGTGCCTGCGAGACTGGGGTGAGGAGAGGCCATCAGGAGTGCCCAGCTGGCGCCCACGCCCATCTTCTGGGCCCTTGCCTGGCTACCGTCCCGAGCCCGGGAGGCTGGGGTTCTGCACGTGTTGGCCTCGTGTCCCTCGCCCCTCACCCCTCACGGGtgcagccaggccctgggctgtaGGGGCCGGGAGGGAGGTGTGGGTGGGCAGGAGACTCCGGGCAGGACTTGGCCTCAGTGGGCAGCACTGTGTCTTCCCAGTTGGTGAGTCTGTACCCCTCCAACACGCTCACgcgagtgcacacacacactcacgtaagcacacacacacactcacgcaagcgcacacacacgcaaacacacgcAAGCACACGCAAGCACACACGCAagcgcacacacactcacgcaaGCACACACTcacgcaagcacacacacactcacgcaccaGCCACTGAGTCAGCTGCAGCCTGCCTGGGGGGTCACTGAGGCTAGTGGAGGAGGCGGAGAGGGAAACCCAGCCATTTGCCGCCCACAGGCTTTGAGGAATTCAGATTTAAAGAAACCACTGTGGCCCAGCCACTCCCACATGCTCAGGGCAGTGTGAGCGCGCTCAGGGCTGACTCAGGTGACCACAAGTCGCTTCCTTTCCTGCCTGAGCCCCCCTTGCAGCACACCCACATTTCTCTAAGAGTCAAGAGGCCAAGGCACCAGGCTGGGCACGTTGGGTAGAAGGCTGGGCCAGCCCTGGAGGGAAGGTGAGGAGAGGGGCATTCTCCCAGGCCATGCGTGGAATCCTGGACATGGAAGGGGCGTCccttgccccccccaccccgcctctgcTCCCCTGGGCTGTGGCTTCCTCCCCTGGCCCACGAGCCTTCCCCTGGCTCGTGAGCCGTCCCCTGG includes these proteins:
- the BGN gene encoding biglycan — its product is MWPLWPLAALLALSQALPFEQKGFWDFTLDDGLPMLNDEEASGADTTSGIPDLDSLPPTYSAMCPFGCHCHLRVVQCSDLGLKAVPKEISPDTTLLDLQNNDISEIRKDDFKGLQHLYALVLVNNKISKIHEKAFSPLRKLQKLYISKNHLVEIPPNLPSSLVELRIHDNRIRKVPKGVFSGLRNMNCIEMGGNPLENSGFEPGAFDGLKLNYLRISEAKLTGVPKDLPETLNELHLDHNKIQAIELEDLLRYSKLYRLGLGHNQIRMIENGSLSFLPTLRELHLDNNKLSRVPAGLPDLKLLQVVYLHANNITKVGVNDFCPVGFGVKRAYYNGISLFSNPVPYWEVQPATFRCVTDRLAIQFGNYKK